In Desulfovibrio sp., a single window of DNA contains:
- the cbiM gene encoding cobalt transporter CbiM has protein sequence MHISEGVLSGPVLLSGAIATAAGIAVGIKKLEGEALVRTGVLSAAFFAASLIHLPLGPVSIHLVLSGLMGAMLGWAAFPAIFVGLLLQALLFQFGGLTVLGVNSVVMGLPAVLCGLAARPFFKRNGTVFALASFGCGAFSILGSLALLYLSLVLSGEALTVFAGLFFWAHLVLMGIEGAITMLILSFLKRMRPELL, from the coding sequence ATGCATATTTCCGAAGGCGTTCTTTCCGGTCCTGTGCTGCTTTCCGGCGCGATTGCCACGGCAGCCGGAATTGCAGTGGGCATCAAGAAGCTCGAAGGCGAAGCCCTGGTCAGAACCGGAGTTCTCTCCGCGGCTTTTTTCGCAGCCAGCCTGATCCACCTTCCTCTGGGGCCGGTGAGCATACATCTTGTTCTTTCCGGCCTCATGGGGGCCATGCTCGGTTGGGCCGCTTTTCCTGCCATCTTCGTGGGACTCTTGCTTCAGGCTCTGCTTTTCCAGTTCGGCGGACTCACCGTGCTGGGCGTCAACTCCGTGGTCATGGGCCTGCCCGCCGTGCTCTGCGGGCTCGCGGCCAGACCTTTTTTTAAGCGCAACGGCACGGTCTTCGCTCTTGCTTCTTTCGGATGCGGGGCGTTCTCCATACTCGGCAGCCTGGCCCTGCTCTACCTGTCCTTGGTCCTCTCCGGGGAAGCATTGACCGTTTTCGCCGGGCTTTTCTTCTGGGCACACCTGGTGCTCATGGGAATCGAGGGAGCCATTACCATGCTCATCCTCAGTTTCTTAAAGCGCATGCGCCCGGAACTTCTATGA
- a CDS encoding superoxide dismutase, translating into MTTSGLTRRDFNTLAATAAAAAAFGVFSPQPAQAQGVAVFPIPALPYPEDALDPVISAKTLSFHYGKHTKAYYDNMNKALEGKPTAGLTLEKVFLDAAKDAATVGLFNNSAQAWNHTFYFAGLKKGGGGNPSGKLADAIKAAFGGYEEFKKSMIDAATTQFGSGWAWLVEENGALKVVKTPNAMNPLVNNQKPLWTVDVWEHAYYLDYQNRRADYVKDVLEKLVNWEFVAKNLG; encoded by the coding sequence ATGACCACGAGCGGCCTGACCAGGCGAGACTTCAACACTCTTGCGGCAACCGCTGCCGCGGCCGCCGCTTTTGGCGTATTTTCACCCCAACCGGCCCAAGCGCAAGGAGTAGCCGTGTTCCCCATCCCTGCCCTGCCCTATCCGGAAGACGCCCTAGACCCCGTGATATCAGCCAAAACTCTGTCGTTTCATTACGGCAAGCATACCAAGGCCTATTACGACAACATGAACAAGGCTCTGGAAGGAAAACCCACCGCTGGCCTGACCCTGGAGAAGGTCTTCCTGGACGCGGCCAAGGATGCCGCCACCGTTGGGCTTTTTAATAATTCCGCCCAGGCCTGGAACCATACATTCTACTTCGCTGGCTTGAAAAAAGGTGGCGGGGGAAACCCCTCCGGCAAGCTTGCTGACGCCATAAAGGCCGCTTTCGGGGGCTACGAGGAATTCAAAAAGAGCATGATTGACGCTGCCACAACCCAGTTCGGCAGCGGCTGGGCTTGGCTGGTGGAGGAGAACGGCGCATTGAAGGTGGTCAAGACCCCCAACGCAATGAATCCCTTGGTAAATAACCAGAAACCCCTGTGGACCGTGGACGTGTGGGAGCACGCCTACTATCTGGATTACCAAAACCGGCGGGCCGATTATGTGAAGGACGTGCTGGAAAAACTGGTGAATTGGGAATTCGTGGCTAAGAATCTGGGATAA
- a CDS encoding energy-coupling factor ABC transporter ATP-binding protein, protein MIEIKELSCGYNGRDVLNHLDLCLDPGARLGLAGHTGSGKTTLLKTIMGLVTPKSGSVHIEGRECRCERDFAKARTALGYLFQNPDDQLFCPTVIEDVAFGPLNLGVTASQARSIAEECLEMVGLGGFEERLTHCLSGGEKRLASLAGVLAMRPKALLLDEPTTGLDPESKARVAEVLCGLDLALLVVSHEWDFLTQVTSRYFLLSHGHLHEAAEAPHVHQHVHLLGAIPHEHD, encoded by the coding sequence CTGATCGAAATCAAAGAGCTCAGCTGCGGCTACAATGGACGCGACGTCCTCAATCACCTCGATCTTTGCCTGGACCCGGGGGCCAGGCTCGGCTTGGCCGGACACACGGGAAGCGGTAAGACCACTCTGCTTAAAACCATCATGGGGCTTGTCACCCCCAAGTCCGGGTCGGTCCATATCGAGGGCCGGGAGTGCCGCTGTGAACGCGACTTCGCCAAAGCCCGCACCGCGCTCGGCTATCTCTTCCAGAATCCAGACGACCAGCTTTTTTGCCCCACGGTGATCGAGGACGTTGCCTTCGGGCCACTGAATCTAGGGGTAACTGCTTCTCAGGCTCGAAGCATTGCCGAGGAATGCCTGGAAATGGTCGGCCTGGGCGGATTCGAGGAACGGCTCACCCATTGCCTGTCCGGCGGCGAGAAACGCCTGGCCTCCCTGGCGGGCGTGCTGGCCATGCGCCCCAAGGCGCTTCTTCTTGACGAGCCCACCACCGGCCTGGACCCCGAGAGCAAGGCCAGGGTGGCCGAGGTCCTGTGCGGCCTGGACCTCGCTCTGCTGGTCGTCTCGCACGAATGGGACTTTCTGACGCAAGTAACCTCCCGCTACTTTCTACTCTCCCACGGACATCTTCACGAAGCTGCAGAAGCCCCGCATGTACACCAGCACGTCCACTTGCTGGGCGCCATTCCCCACGAGCACGATTAG
- the cbiQ gene encoding cobalt ECF transporter T component CbiQ translates to MSELDARARLLCALALSVAIAVCHRWPSAMLGMCCGAAALAVGERQWGRLVRRLALVNIFFLGILATVPMAVPGESLLRLGSLSFTREGLMLALHMTVKGNAIFLLFWGLVRPLSPPRLGAALSALGVPDKLCLILSLTYRYLDLMRHEWSRLATSAKLRGFLPNLSGKTFRTYGLMLALLFMRALDRATAIHQAMICRGFDGRFRSLGGLRWQGRDTALGMASCLAVAAVVWLEVA, encoded by the coding sequence ATGAGCGAACTCGACGCACGCGCCAGGCTTCTCTGCGCCCTGGCCCTTTCAGTGGCCATAGCGGTCTGCCATAGGTGGCCTTCAGCCATGCTTGGCATGTGCTGCGGCGCCGCCGCTCTGGCCGTGGGTGAACGCCAGTGGGGTCGCCTTGTGCGCCGCCTCGCCCTCGTGAACATCTTTTTCCTGGGTATCCTGGCCACGGTGCCGATGGCTGTCCCGGGCGAATCGCTTTTGCGCTTGGGATCCTTGTCATTCACCAGGGAAGGCCTCATGCTCGCCCTGCACATGACGGTTAAGGGCAACGCCATATTCCTGCTCTTCTGGGGGCTCGTGCGGCCGCTTTCGCCTCCCAGGCTGGGAGCGGCCCTGTCTGCGCTCGGGGTTCCAGACAAGCTGTGCCTCATTCTTTCGCTCACGTACCGCTATCTTGACCTTATGCGCCACGAATGGTCGCGGCTGGCCACTTCGGCCAAGTTGCGAGGTTTTTTGCCAAACCTTTCCGGGAAAACCTTTCGGACATATGGGCTTATGTTGGCGCTCTTGTTCATGCGCGCCCTTGACCGGGCCACAGCCATCCATCAGGCCATGATCTGCCGCGGGTTCGACGGCCGTTTCCGAAGCCTGGGAGGGTTGCGCTGGCAGGGCAGGGATACCGCCCTTGGAATGGCGAGTTGTTTGGCCGTCGCCGCCGTGGTCTGGCTGGAGGTCGCGTGA